Proteins from a single region of Companilactobacillus farciminis KCTC 3681 = DSM 20184:
- the map gene encoding type I methionyl aminopeptidase — MITLKSQREIEGMRESGKILAGVHLGLRDIIKPGISAYSIEEFANDYIVSHGATPSEKGFEGYKYATCVDVNDEVAHGTPRKDLILHEGDVVKVDMTVNYKGYESDSCWSYAVGSVSQETSDLMEVTKKSLYLGIAQSIAGNRLGDIGYAIQHYTEDEHGYGDVRELCGHGIGPTMHEEPDVLHYGEPGRGLRLKNGMTITIEPMINEGTWEIVDRSLKDPNDDWIYYASADGSWSAQYEHTLAITENGPEILTSQDAAEDEKYLAWARDYLKEHNQNK; from the coding sequence ATGATTACATTAAAATCACAACGAGAAATTGAAGGAATGCGTGAATCTGGTAAGATTTTGGCTGGAGTTCATTTGGGACTTCGCGACATTATCAAACCAGGGATTTCAGCTTATTCCATTGAAGAGTTTGCCAATGACTATATCGTAAGTCATGGTGCTACACCTTCAGAAAAAGGATTTGAAGGCTATAAGTACGCTACTTGTGTCGACGTCAATGATGAAGTTGCTCACGGTACGCCACGTAAAGATTTGATTTTGCATGAAGGCGACGTTGTTAAAGTAGACATGACCGTCAATTACAAAGGCTATGAAAGTGATTCATGTTGGAGTTACGCCGTAGGTTCTGTCAGTCAAGAAACATCAGACTTGATGGAAGTTACTAAGAAATCATTATACCTAGGAATTGCTCAAAGTATTGCCGGCAATCGTTTAGGCGATATCGGTTATGCCATTCAACACTATACTGAAGATGAACATGGCTACGGGGATGTTCGTGAATTGTGTGGACACGGAATTGGACCTACAATGCATGAAGAACCAGATGTTTTGCATTATGGAGAACCTGGTCGTGGATTACGTTTGAAGAATGGTATGACTATTACCATTGAGCCTATGATCAATGAAGGTACTTGGGAAATCGTCGATCGTTCTTTGAAGGACCCTAACGATGACTGGATCTACTATGCTAGTGCTGATGGTTCATGGTCTGCTCAATATGAACATACTTTAGCTATTACTGAAAATGGTCCTGAGATTTTGACATCACAAGACGCAGCTGAAGATGAAAAATATTTAGCTTGGGCTCGTGACTATCTTAAAGAACACAATCAAAATAAATAA
- the uvrC gene encoding excinuclease ABC subunit UvrC: MATEYLEHKLSLLPPRPGCYLMKDINSKIIYVGKAKNLKNRVRSYFKSSHEGKTARLVSEIRDFETIITSNDKEAFLLEITLIQKHQPYYNIKLKRGTGYPYIKITNERDPKMEITGLVKKDGAYYFGPYPNVWAASNTLNFLQKVYPLRRCQGNLGRPCLYYHMGQCLGACFKTVPKSEYDDQIEKIKKFLGGNVGEIKHQLEEKMSQASEKMEFERAAELRDQIKYIETTVEKQKIISNDSTPRDIFNYYVEKGWISIQIFFIRQARLMKREKKVFACINTPEEELSTFILQFYNRRNQVLPKEILVPDNLDKDTLSQVLNIPFRTPQRGQKKDLMDMAAENSKLVLQEKFRLMELDNRQTYGAQKQIFEALDLPYGHIIESFDHSHIQGTSPVSAMVMFKDGRPEKSGYRKYKIKGEVEHQSGADEAANTREVIYRRYSRLIKEKHPLPDLILMDGGIIELRAVMDVLVNELGIDIPVAGMVKDDHHNTSHLIVGEDGVEVPLDRKSQGFYLLQRIQDEVHRFAITFHRKTRSKNALSSQLDNIQGVGPKTRTKLLKKFGSVKKMKEASVEQLTDLGIPKTTAQTIKITLASTDFHKKYHKG, encoded by the coding sequence TTGGCAACTGAGTATCTTGAACATAAATTAAGTCTTTTACCACCACGTCCAGGTTGTTATCTAATGAAAGATATCAATTCCAAGATAATTTACGTTGGTAAAGCTAAAAATTTAAAAAATCGGGTTCGTTCTTATTTCAAGAGTTCACACGAAGGTAAGACAGCTCGATTGGTCTCAGAAATTAGAGATTTTGAAACCATCATCACGTCGAATGACAAAGAAGCCTTTTTGCTAGAAATAACTTTGATTCAAAAGCATCAGCCTTATTACAACATCAAATTGAAACGAGGTACCGGCTATCCCTACATCAAGATCACTAATGAACGTGATCCCAAAATGGAAATTACTGGTTTAGTTAAAAAAGATGGTGCCTATTATTTCGGTCCATATCCTAATGTTTGGGCAGCTTCTAATACCTTGAATTTCTTACAAAAAGTCTATCCTTTAAGAAGATGTCAAGGAAATTTGGGGCGTCCTTGTTTGTATTATCATATGGGACAGTGTTTGGGTGCCTGTTTTAAAACGGTACCAAAGTCTGAATATGATGACCAAATTGAGAAAATCAAGAAATTCCTAGGCGGCAATGTTGGAGAAATCAAGCATCAGTTGGAAGAAAAAATGTCACAGGCTTCTGAGAAGATGGAATTTGAACGGGCTGCTGAATTGCGCGACCAAATCAAATACATCGAAACCACAGTTGAAAAGCAAAAGATTATTTCAAATGACAGTACGCCGAGAGATATTTTTAATTATTACGTGGAAAAAGGTTGGATCTCGATTCAAATCTTCTTTATTCGTCAAGCTCGATTGATGAAACGTGAGAAAAAAGTTTTTGCTTGTATCAATACGCCGGAAGAAGAATTGTCGACGTTTATTCTGCAATTTTACAATCGTCGCAATCAAGTTTTGCCTAAAGAGATTTTAGTGCCTGATAATTTGGATAAAGATACCTTATCGCAAGTTTTGAATATTCCTTTTAGAACGCCTCAACGTGGTCAAAAAAAGGATTTGATGGATATGGCTGCTGAAAATTCCAAATTAGTCTTGCAAGAGAAATTCCGCTTGATGGAACTTGATAATCGTCAAACTTATGGTGCTCAAAAGCAGATTTTTGAAGCTTTGGATCTGCCATATGGTCACATTATTGAGTCGTTTGACCACTCGCATATTCAAGGAACTAGTCCAGTTTCAGCAATGGTCATGTTTAAAGATGGTCGTCCGGAAAAGAGTGGCTACCGGAAGTATAAGATCAAAGGTGAAGTTGAGCATCAGTCTGGAGCCGATGAAGCTGCTAACACGCGTGAAGTAATTTATCGTCGCTATTCACGTTTGATCAAAGAAAAACATCCATTACCGGATTTAATCTTGATGGATGGTGGTATCATTGAATTGCGTGCTGTTATGGACGTTTTGGTTAATGAATTGGGAATCGATATTCCAGTAGCTGGAATGGTCAAAGATGATCATCATAATACGTCGCATTTGATTGTCGGTGAAGATGGAGTTGAAGTGCCACTAGATCGAAAGAGTCAGGGCTTTTACTTGCTGCAGAGGATTCAAGATGAAGTTCACCGTTTTGCGATTACTTTCCATCGTAAGACACGTAGTAAAAATGCTTTGTCTTCGCAACTCGATAACATTCAAGGTGTTGGACCAAAGACTCGAACTAAACTATTGAAGAAATTTGGTTCTGTTAAGAAGATGAAGGAAGCTAGCGTTGAGCAGTTAACCGATTTGGGTATTCCCAAAACAACTGCACAGACAATTAAAATTACGTTAGCTAGTACAGATTTTCATAAGAAGTATCATAAAGGTTAA